From Gammaproteobacteria bacterium, the proteins below share one genomic window:
- the floA gene encoding flotillin-like protein FloA (flotillin-like protein involved in membrane lipid rafts) has product MEAIAALFFPVLIIVLILMVLWAVPVRLWIEAISAGVRLGITYLIGMRLRKVPPPAVVRPLIWATKAGLFIRIADLEAHYLAGGRVDRVVTALISADKANIELSFNQAAAIDLAGRDVFEAVQVSVNPKVITTPRVAAMARDGIQLIAVARVTVRANINRLVGGAGEETIVARVGEGIVSSIGSSDTHQAVLENPDSISKAVLAKGLDSGTAFEILSIDIADVDVGKNIGAELQTDQAEADKRVAQARAEERRAMAVASEQENVAKVQEMRANLVEAEAQVPLAMADAFRDGNLGVMDYIRYRNVQADTAMRNSIAGEDESSSGEPLA; this is encoded by the coding sequence ATGGAAGCCATCGCCGCTCTGTTTTTCCCCGTACTGATCATCGTTCTGATCCTCATGGTGCTGTGGGCTGTGCCCGTGCGCCTGTGGATCGAGGCCATCTCCGCCGGCGTGCGGCTGGGCATCACCTACCTCATCGGCATGCGCCTGCGCAAGGTGCCCCCGCCCGCAGTGGTGCGGCCCCTCATCTGGGCCACCAAGGCCGGGCTCTTCATCCGCATCGCGGACCTCGAGGCGCACTACCTCGCCGGCGGGCGGGTGGACCGAGTGGTGACGGCGCTCATCAGCGCCGACAAGGCGAACATCGAACTGTCGTTCAACCAGGCCGCGGCGATCGACCTGGCGGGCCGTGACGTCTTCGAGGCGGTTCAGGTCTCGGTGAACCCCAAGGTCATCACCACGCCCCGGGTGGCGGCTATGGCGCGCGACGGCATCCAATTGATCGCGGTCGCGCGCGTGACCGTGCGCGCCAACATCAACCGCCTGGTCGGGGGTGCGGGCGAGGAGACCATCGTTGCTCGTGTCGGCGAAGGCATCGTCTCCAGCATCGGTTCTTCGGACACGCACCAGGCGGTGCTCGAGAACCCGGACAGCATCTCCAAGGCGGTGCTGGCCAAGGGGCTCGACTCCGGGACCGCCTTCGAGATCCTCTCCATCGACATCGCGGACGTCGACGTGGGCAAGAACATCGGCGCCGAGCTGCAGACCGACCAGGCAGAGGCCGACAAGCGCGTTGCCCAGGCGCGGGCGGAGGAGCGGCGCGCAATGGCGGTCGCTTCCGAGCAGGAGAACGTCGCCAAGGTGCAGGAGATGCGCGCCAACCTGGTGGAGGCCGAGGCCCAGGTGCCGCTGGCCATGGCGGACGCCTTCCGGGACGGCAACCTTGGAGTGATGGATTACATCCGGTACCGTAACGTGCAGGCGGACACCGCGATGCGGAACTCCATCGCAGGCGAGGACGAGTCCTCGTCGGGCGAGCCCCTGGCGTAG
- the acnA gene encoding aconitate hydratase AcnA: MKSPTTNAFGSLATLSLSEGATSFYRLHALEEQGLASLDRLPFSIRILLENALRHAGGGYVSEEDVRAVAAWSPTNAGANVPFLPTRVVLQDFTGVPAVVDLAAMRSGIAAMGGDPERINPVVPADLVIDHSVQVDYFGSDTAYRRNVEREMERNWERYALLRWAQDAFRNFRVVPPGTGIVHQVNLEYLASVVERRRHGDVWVACPDTLVGTDSHTTMINGLGVVGWGVGGIEAEAVLLGQPYYMLLPEVVGVRFTGALQEGATATDLVLAVTEKLRAYGVVARFVEYFGSGLSTLSLADRATIANMSPEYGATIGFFPVDDGTLEYLRGTGRPSSVVERVERYNKAQGLFRTDETPDPEYTARLEIDLSTVEPSVAGPKRPQDRIALTGLRSSFRRDLPGLRPGIPLPQANGGSAAGGAMASANGDRRRVEVELETGTAEITDGTLVIAAITSCTNTSNPSVMVGAGLLARNAVARGLAVPHWVKTSMAPGSKVVSDYLDAADLTRHLDALGFNVVGYGCTTCIGNSGPLPDPIISAVENQGLVVTSALSGNRNFEARIHQQIRGNYLASPILVVAFALAGRIDIDFAEEPLGTGTDGEPVFLADVWPAPEEIRDTVQSALRPEMYESRYAEVFEGDDLWKSLAQADSGGLYDWNPASTYIRLPPFFQGMSTEAEPFADVERARVLAVLGDTTTTDHISPAGAIPRDGSAGRFLQDIGVKPWEFNTFGARRGNHEVMMRGTFANVRIRNLLLDDTEGGYTVHHPTGEVMSIYDAAMRYRDEGTPLVVLAGKEYGTGSSRDWAAKGTSLLGVRAVIAESYERIHRSNLVGMGVLPLQFKDGEGVKALGLTGRETFRISGVADGVDVHELLAVTAEREDGSTVAFEAIARLDSAVDVEYYRNAGILHTVLRRMARGEM; this comes from the coding sequence GTGAAATCACCGACCACCAACGCCTTCGGCTCGCTCGCCACCCTGAGCCTGAGCGAGGGCGCGACCTCCTTCTATCGGCTCCACGCCCTCGAGGAACAGGGCCTCGCCTCCCTCGACCGCCTTCCCTTCTCCATCCGCATCCTGCTCGAGAACGCCCTCCGCCACGCCGGCGGGGGCTACGTGAGCGAGGAGGACGTGCGCGCGGTGGCCGCGTGGAGCCCGACCAACGCCGGCGCCAACGTGCCCTTCCTGCCCACCCGGGTGGTGCTGCAGGACTTCACGGGCGTGCCCGCCGTGGTGGACCTCGCCGCCATGCGATCCGGGATCGCGGCCATGGGGGGCGACCCGGAGCGCATCAACCCGGTGGTGCCCGCCGACCTCGTCATCGACCACTCGGTGCAGGTGGATTACTTCGGGTCGGACACGGCGTACCGCAGGAACGTCGAGCGCGAGATGGAGCGCAACTGGGAACGTTACGCGCTGCTGCGCTGGGCGCAGGACGCCTTCCGCAACTTCCGCGTGGTGCCGCCCGGCACGGGAATCGTGCACCAGGTCAACCTGGAGTACCTCGCGTCCGTGGTGGAGCGCCGCCGACACGGCGACGTCTGGGTCGCCTGCCCCGACACGCTCGTGGGCACGGACTCGCACACCACCATGATCAACGGGCTGGGGGTCGTGGGCTGGGGGGTCGGCGGCATCGAGGCCGAGGCCGTCCTGCTGGGGCAGCCGTACTACATGCTTCTGCCGGAGGTGGTTGGGGTGAGGTTCACCGGTGCGCTGCAGGAGGGCGCGACCGCCACCGACCTGGTGCTCGCCGTGACCGAGAAGCTGCGCGCGTACGGGGTGGTGGCCCGCTTCGTCGAGTACTTCGGGTCTGGGCTATCGACCCTTTCGCTGGCCGACCGCGCCACCATCGCCAACATGTCGCCCGAGTACGGGGCCACCATCGGCTTCTTCCCCGTGGATGACGGTACCCTCGAATACCTGCGCGGCACCGGGCGTCCCTCCTCGGTGGTCGAGCGGGTCGAGCGCTACAACAAGGCGCAGGGGCTCTTCCGCACCGACGAGACCCCCGATCCCGAGTACACGGCGCGCCTCGAGATCGACCTCTCCACGGTGGAGCCTTCGGTGGCGGGGCCGAAGCGGCCGCAGGACCGCATCGCCCTCACCGGCCTCCGTTCGAGCTTCCGCCGGGACCTCCCGGGGCTGCGTCCGGGCATCCCGCTCCCGCAGGCCAACGGCGGCTCCGCGGCGGGCGGCGCGATGGCTTCCGCGAACGGGGACCGGCGCAGGGTCGAGGTCGAACTTGAAACCGGAACCGCCGAGATTACGGACGGCACCCTGGTCATCGCGGCCATCACGAGCTGCACCAACACCTCCAACCCGTCGGTGATGGTGGGCGCCGGGCTCCTGGCCCGGAACGCGGTGGCGCGCGGCCTCGCCGTGCCCCACTGGGTCAAGACCAGCATGGCGCCCGGGTCGAAGGTGGTGAGCGACTATCTGGACGCCGCCGACCTCACCCGCCACCTGGACGCTCTGGGCTTCAACGTGGTGGGGTACGGCTGCACCACCTGCATCGGCAACAGCGGCCCCCTCCCGGACCCCATCATCTCGGCCGTCGAGAACCAGGGGCTGGTGGTGACCTCGGCCCTGAGCGGCAACCGCAACTTCGAGGCGCGCATCCACCAGCAGATCCGGGGCAACTACCTGGCGTCTCCGATCCTGGTGGTCGCGTTCGCGCTCGCGGGCCGCATCGACATCGACTTCGCCGAGGAGCCGCTGGGCACCGGGACCGACGGCGAACCCGTCTTCCTTGCCGATGTCTGGCCGGCGCCGGAGGAAATCCGCGACACCGTTCAGAGCGCGCTCCGGCCGGAGATGTACGAGAGCCGTTACGCGGAGGTCTTCGAGGGCGACGACCTGTGGAAGTCGCTGGCGCAGGCGGACTCCGGGGGGCTCTACGACTGGAATCCGGCTTCGACCTACATCCGCCTGCCCCCTTTCTTCCAGGGGATGAGCACGGAGGCGGAGCCCTTCGCCGACGTCGAGCGAGCCCGGGTGCTGGCGGTGCTCGGCGACACCACCACCACCGACCACATCTCGCCGGCGGGAGCCATCCCGCGCGACGGCTCCGCGGGCCGGTTCCTGCAGGACATCGGGGTCAAGCCGTGGGAGTTCAACACCTTCGGTGCCCGGCGCGGCAACCACGAAGTGATGATGCGTGGCACCTTCGCCAACGTGCGCATCCGCAACCTGCTGCTGGACGACACCGAGGGCGGATACACGGTGCATCATCCCACGGGCGAAGTGATGTCGATCTACGACGCCGCGATGCGGTATCGGGACGAGGGGACGCCGCTGGTGGTGCTGGCCGGCAAGGAGTACGGAACCGGCAGTTCACGCGACTGGGCCGCCAAGGGGACCAGCCTGCTCGGCGTGCGCGCGGTGATCGCCGAGAGCTACGAGCGCATCCACCGCTCGAACCTGGTGGGCATGGGCGTGCTTCCCCTGCAGTTCAAGGACGGGGAGGGCGTCAAGGCACTCGGACTCACGGGTCGCGAGACGTTCCGCATCTCGGGCGTCGCAGACGGTGTCGACGTGCACGAGCTGCTCGCGGTTACGGCCGAACGTGAGGACGGCTCGACCGTGGCTTTCGAGGCGATCGCGCGGCTGGACTCCGCGGTGGACGTGGAGTACTACCGGAACGCGGGGATCCTGCACACGGTGCTGCGGCGCATGGCGCGCGGGGAGATGTAG
- a CDS encoding VOC family protein, giving the protein MTDSELARAAAVRRGHRPAPPGTDHLVYAVPDLVAGVSDLKARLGARQTPGGSHPGLGTRNSLLRIGDRVYLEVVGPDPEQPAPPGGLWFTGGPAPLPALVTWAVRSADLDGLAAGPCGHLLGPVRSMSRTRPGGERIAWTLTMPGRPLPRQGIIPFFIDWGDTPHPCFDLPDRGVRLVRLIGRHPDPDLVRGELDRLGVELAVAAGRPGLVAVLETPAGDRIIL; this is encoded by the coding sequence ATGACTGATTCCGAGCTTGCCCGCGCAGCGGCGGTTCGTCGTGGTCATCGGCCTGCGCCCCCTGGGACCGACCACCTCGTCTACGCGGTTCCCGACCTGGTCGCCGGAGTGAGTGACCTCAAGGCGCGTCTCGGCGCACGGCAGACGCCCGGCGGCAGCCACCCGGGACTCGGAACCCGCAACTCCCTGCTGCGCATCGGCGACCGCGTCTACCTGGAGGTCGTGGGTCCGGACCCGGAGCAACCGGCCCCGCCCGGCGGCCTCTGGTTCACCGGCGGCCCGGCGCCGCTGCCGGCGCTGGTCACGTGGGCGGTCCGTTCCGCCGATCTTGACGGCCTGGCCGCCGGCCCGTGCGGCCACCTCCTGGGTCCCGTGCGGTCCATGTCCCGCACCAGGCCCGGCGGCGAACGCATCGCCTGGACGCTCACGATGCCCGGAAGGCCGCTTCCCCGGCAGGGCATCATCCCCTTCTTCATCGACTGGGGCGACACCCCGCATCCCTGCTTCGACCTCCCCGACCGGGGAGTACGCCTCGTCCGGCTGATTGGGCGCCATCCCGATCCGGATTTGGTGCGCGGCGAGTTGGATCGGCTCGGTGTCGAGCTCGCGGTGGCTGCGGGGCGGCCGGGGCTGGTTGCCGTGCTCGAGACGCCGGCCGGCGACCGGATCATACTCTGA
- a CDS encoding Ig-like domain-containing protein, which translates to MANGCGDGDSPIAPPPDPPRPATVAVNPATAELSALGTTVQLSAEVRDQNGQVMAGAVVAWSSGNASVATVDAAGLVTAIANGTTTVTATSGSASGSATVTVEQSVRAVTVSPAADTLLAVGDTVRLAGEARDANGHAVAGAEFSWASSDTLVAMVDATGLVTAMGNGTATVTATSGSASESATVTVEQQVHGVTVSPAADTLPALGDTLRLTAEARDGNGHVVAGAEFSWASSDTLVAMVDAAGLVTAVANGTATITASSGSASGTATVTVEQGARAVTVSPAADTLLALGDTVRLAAEARDGNGRAVAGAEFSWESSDTLVAMVDATGLVTATANGTATLTATSGSASGSATVTVEQRVRAVTVSPAADTLLALGDTVRLATEARDGNGHLVAGAEFSWESGDTLVAMVDATGLVRAAANGKATVTATSEGLSDSAWIVVEQAVAAVRSWPESIGLQVGDTAHLEAVALDARDNQVPGVEFSWASSDMTVTTVDAAGLIRAVGVGVATVTAAAGDWRGSSRVVVQSNDPADHHAMLIAGLSERPFAGMTVGGNEGSTNTVGTLRLGLHSDVLPVIVRRRAGRLSVLMAGSRLGRGRVVAYSGQDFLSSGDQATLLGKASADRLLANAVRWAGWKTGPEPLRILADNQRIADALGAQGLNGVTVVGTRRRGGHERDWSATALADADVAVVQTNEWGAAHLVDDFVAPLRAFVERGGGLVIAGSAVHWSVWIEHYHGPFTADALLRGTGIAWNEDSIDEIASATTRLDGRALNPAALWETYVGGGRIARDRMALLPGLFAAALELGRTEELDAALVRLVGETPRLPVSSSVAQARLAAEVAETLGAHEWPRPHPWAAVFPGLPARRARRVDGAVTVDATWSEFPADARRDERHLPLGFYAPPGALVTIDVPAGHATGELRVAVGQSHDHLGESYTAQTVWRRAPWLRREFPLLDRQTGVTNAYGGSIALVIPADYTGTIPVTVRGAIPMAVYTAGESNTAEWFAALDAGAPQAVIQQRGGIRLVISAERARGITDPREVSAFWDGFRRRHAELAGGPPRAYESTWIFDPQVGWGYANARRLGINYPLHGEVWVLLPGTSQGRAYIASLRRLGPQPHVRPPSRGYSPSAHGVDWWLFGHELGHQWQTADWTGHGITEVGVNLFTMYTLNHHVYRGGDFNVSTEHSSHPCAAPLNSAALARQRWSTADNCERLALYRQLIGEFGWDAMKAVFHSYYDPAYPRSTYGGSLDGFAIRLSAIVERDLVAFFRRWEYPLSGSASATIRSFGFEGWLPPGW; encoded by the coding sequence TTGGCCAACGGATGCGGGGACGGCGACAGCCCCATCGCGCCGCCCCCCGACCCACCTCGCCCCGCGACGGTGGCGGTAAACCCGGCCACGGCTGAACTCTCGGCGCTGGGTACGACCGTTCAATTGAGCGCGGAAGTGCGCGACCAGAACGGCCAGGTGATGGCCGGGGCCGTCGTCGCATGGTCCAGCGGGAATGCCTCCGTCGCGACCGTGGACGCCGCGGGCCTGGTGACGGCGATAGCCAACGGCACAACCACGGTGACGGCGACTTCCGGATCCGCCTCGGGAAGCGCTACCGTGACGGTGGAGCAATCGGTGCGCGCCGTGACGGTCTCTCCCGCCGCCGACACGCTGCTGGCTGTCGGGGATACGGTACGTCTCGCCGGGGAAGCGAGGGACGCGAATGGACACGCCGTGGCCGGGGCCGAGTTCTCGTGGGCATCCAGCGACACGCTGGTCGCGATGGTGGACGCGACGGGCCTGGTGACGGCGATGGGCAACGGAACGGCGACGGTGACGGCGACCTCGGGGTCCGCGTCGGAGAGCGCGACCGTGACGGTGGAGCAGCAGGTGCACGGCGTGACGGTCTCTCCGGCCGCCGACACGCTGCCGGCTCTCGGGGACACGCTACGTCTCACGGCGGAGGCCAGAGACGGGAACGGACACGTTGTTGCCGGGGCGGAGTTCTCGTGGGCGTCCAGCGACACGCTGGTGGCGATGGTGGACGCGGCCGGCCTGGTGACGGCGGTCGCCAACGGGACGGCCACAATCACCGCGAGTTCGGGATCCGCCTCGGGAACCGCGACCGTAACGGTGGAGCAGGGGGCGCGCGCCGTGACGGTCTCTCCGGCCGCCGATACGCTGCTGGCTCTCGGCGATACAGTCCGCCTCGCAGCGGAGGCGAGAGACGGGAACGGGCGTGCCGTGGCCGGGGCGGAGTTCTCGTGGGAGTCCAGCGACACGCTGGTGGCGATGGTGGACGCGACGGGCCTGGTGACGGCGACGGCCAACGGAACGGCGACCCTGACGGCGACCTCGGGATCCGCGTCGGGAAGCGCCACGGTGACGGTGGAGCAGCGGGTGCGTGCCGTGACGGTTTCTCCCGCCGCCGACACGCTGCTGGCGCTCGGAGATACGGTACGTCTCGCAACGGAGGCCAGGGACGGGAACGGACATCTTGTTGCCGGGGCGGAGTTCTCGTGGGAGTCCGGCGACACGTTGGTGGCGATGGTGGACGCGACGGGTCTGGTGAGGGCGGCGGCCAACGGAAAGGCGACCGTGACAGCGACCTCCGAAGGGTTGTCTGACAGCGCGTGGATTGTCGTAGAGCAGGCGGTTGCGGCGGTGCGGTCGTGGCCGGAGTCGATCGGGTTGCAGGTCGGAGACACCGCACATCTTGAAGCAGTGGCGCTGGACGCGAGGGACAACCAAGTGCCCGGCGTGGAGTTCTCGTGGGCATCCAGCGACATGACGGTCACGACGGTGGACGCGGCCGGGCTCATCCGCGCGGTCGGAGTGGGTGTGGCGACGGTCACCGCCGCCGCGGGAGATTGGCGTGGGTCGTCCCGGGTGGTGGTGCAGTCGAACGATCCCGCGGATCACCACGCCATGCTGATCGCAGGTTTGTCGGAACGCCCGTTCGCTGGCATGACCGTGGGTGGAAACGAGGGATCCACCAACACCGTCGGCACGTTGCGGCTGGGACTCCACAGTGATGTGCTCCCGGTGATTGTACGCCGGCGCGCCGGGCGCCTGTCCGTGCTCATGGCCGGCTCGCGGCTCGGCAGGGGCCGGGTGGTCGCTTATTCCGGACAGGACTTCCTTTCGTCGGGAGACCAAGCGACGCTTCTCGGCAAGGCCAGCGCGGATCGGCTTCTGGCCAACGCGGTTCGCTGGGCCGGATGGAAGACAGGTCCCGAGCCGCTTCGGATCCTGGCGGACAACCAGCGGATCGCGGACGCGCTTGGGGCACAAGGGTTGAATGGGGTCACCGTTGTTGGGACACGGAGACGTGGCGGCCACGAACGCGACTGGAGCGCGACCGCGCTGGCCGACGCGGATGTCGCCGTGGTTCAAACAAACGAATGGGGCGCTGCCCATCTTGTCGATGACTTCGTCGCGCCGCTGAGGGCGTTTGTCGAGCGCGGAGGCGGACTGGTCATCGCTGGCTCGGCGGTGCATTGGAGCGTGTGGATCGAACATTACCACGGACCGTTCACGGCCGATGCCCTCCTGCGCGGTACCGGCATCGCCTGGAACGAAGACTCCATCGACGAGATTGCATCCGCCACCACCCGACTCGATGGGCGCGCCCTGAATCCCGCGGCCTTATGGGAGACCTACGTTGGCGGAGGTCGAATTGCGCGGGATCGGATGGCGCTGTTGCCGGGTCTGTTCGCCGCAGCTCTCGAGCTCGGTCGCACGGAGGAGCTGGACGCGGCCCTTGTCCGCCTGGTTGGCGAGACGCCCCGCTTGCCGGTCTCGAGCTCGGTAGCCCAGGCTCGCCTCGCTGCAGAAGTCGCTGAGACGCTCGGCGCGCACGAGTGGCCCAGGCCGCATCCGTGGGCGGCAGTGTTTCCCGGCCTCCCCGCGAGGCGCGCGCGGCGTGTCGACGGTGCCGTGACCGTAGATGCCACCTGGAGCGAGTTTCCGGCCGATGCTCGCCGGGACGAGCGCCACCTCCCCCTCGGATTCTACGCTCCGCCGGGTGCGCTCGTAACGATTGATGTCCCGGCGGGCCACGCAACAGGAGAACTACGAGTCGCGGTGGGCCAATCGCATGACCATCTGGGGGAAAGCTATACGGCGCAGACTGTCTGGCGGCGCGCGCCCTGGCTCCGTCGCGAGTTCCCACTGCTTGACAGACAGACCGGGGTTACGAACGCCTACGGCGGCTCGATCGCGCTCGTCATCCCGGCCGACTACACGGGCACCATCCCGGTCACCGTCCGGGGCGCCATCCCCATGGCCGTATACACGGCCGGGGAGTCGAACACGGCCGAATGGTTCGCGGCTCTGGACGCGGGAGCGCCGCAGGCCGTCATCCAACAACGCGGCGGCATCCGGCTCGTGATCTCAGCGGAGAGGGCACGCGGCATCACCGATCCCCGAGAGGTCTCCGCGTTCTGGGACGGCTTCCGGCGTCGCCACGCGGAGCTTGCAGGGGGGCCGCCCCGGGCGTATGAGAGTACTTGGATCTTCGATCCGCAGGTCGGGTGGGGCTACGCCAACGCGCGGCGGCTGGGCATCAACTATCCGCTTCACGGTGAGGTCTGGGTGCTGTTGCCGGGGACTTCGCAGGGCAGGGCGTACATCGCCTCACTCCGCCGTCTGGGGCCGCAGCCCCATGTCCGGCCACCATCCAGGGGCTATTCCCCAAGCGCGCACGGCGTCGATTGGTGGCTCTTCGGGCACGAACTCGGGCACCAGTGGCAGACCGCGGACTGGACAGGGCACGGGATCACCGAGGTCGGAGTGAACCTGTTCACGATGTACACGCTGAACCACCACGTCTACCGTGGCGGCGACTTCAATGTCTCCACCGAGCATAGCAGCCATCCCTGTGCGGCTCCGCTGAACAGTGCCGCGCTCGCCCGCCAGAGGTGGTCCACTGCCGACAACTGCGAACGTCTGGCGCTGTACCGTCAGCTTATCGGCGAGTTCGGATGGGACGCCATGAAAGCGGTCTTCCACAGCTACTATGATCCGGCGTATCCGCGTTCGACGTACGGTGGCTCACTCGACGGCTTCGCGATCCGGCTCAGCGCCATCGTCGAGCGCGACCTGGTGGCGTTTTTCCGGCGATGGGAGTATCCGCTGTCCGGGTCCGCCTCAGCGACCATCCGCTCCTTTGGATTCGAGGGGTGGCTGCCGCCGGGCTGGTAG
- a CDS encoding lysophospholipid acyltransferase family protein, with translation MRADIATRLKRGRTALATTLLGWLVEVLGRTWRIEIAEGREHLDALSAGGPPAVLAFWHDRVIPGAYFTGARLARGKGVDVTALTSRSGDGELVARIMRRWGARIVRGSSSAGGREAMWALRSVVRRHGSSPILVPDGPRGPARRLKRGILVLARLSGAPILAMGLASDRHWRLGSWDRMTIPKPFARVRVCVRRFEVDHQTGDGPNHDSDRDDRHRLESLLNEVTRRADEVAALGA, from the coding sequence ATGCGTGCTGACATCGCAACGCGGCTCAAGCGCGGGCGCACGGCCCTCGCCACCACTCTGCTGGGCTGGCTCGTGGAGGTCCTCGGCCGCACCTGGCGCATCGAGATCGCGGAGGGCCGCGAGCACCTGGACGCGCTCTCCGCGGGGGGGCCGCCCGCCGTCCTCGCCTTCTGGCACGACCGCGTCATCCCCGGAGCGTATTTCACGGGCGCCCGCCTGGCCCGGGGAAAGGGCGTGGACGTCACCGCCCTCACCAGCCGGTCGGGAGACGGCGAGCTGGTGGCGCGCATCATGCGGCGATGGGGCGCGCGCATTGTTCGCGGTTCTTCGAGCGCGGGCGGGCGCGAGGCGATGTGGGCGCTTCGCTCGGTCGTCCGGCGCCACGGTTCCAGTCCCATCCTGGTTCCGGACGGCCCCCGAGGCCCCGCACGACGCCTGAAACGGGGGATACTCGTACTCGCACGCCTGTCCGGCGCACCCATCCTGGCCATGGGCCTCGCCTCCGACCGCCACTGGCGCCTTGGCTCCTGGGACCGGATGACCATCCCCAAACCATTTGCCCGGGTCCGCGTATGCGTGCGCCGCTTCGAAGTCGACCACCAAACCGGGGATGGCCCGAACCACGACTCCGATCGTGACGATCGGCATCGGCTCGAGTCCCTGCTCAACGAGGTGACCCGCCGCGCCGACGAAGTCGCGGCGCTCGGCGCGTAG
- a CDS encoding ABC transporter permease: MPGSSETPSRAERGLAQVARAGRTVLQHSGEIAILLRDIVAALVGLRVSLRSILRQMYVMGVQSLPIVILTAVLAGIVTSQQGGYQFTGAIPLYVLGSIVTESVVLEMGPVLTAIVLVGRVGARITAELGTMKVSEQIDAFYSVGRDPVSILAAPRVVAGIVVVPILVAVANLVGILAGMVSAQLTVGLGPNSFLYGARLYWQSWDLFYSLTKALVFGFTIPVVAIHMGLRTEGGAEGVGKTTTQAVMFMTLAVLIMDALFPPLLLD, encoded by the coding sequence ATGCCCGGATCCTCCGAGACCCCTTCCCGGGCCGAACGCGGACTGGCGCAGGTGGCGCGCGCCGGCCGCACCGTGCTGCAGCACTCCGGCGAGATCGCGATCCTGTTGCGCGACATCGTCGCTGCGCTCGTCGGCCTCCGGGTCTCGCTGCGGTCGATCCTGCGGCAGATGTACGTGATGGGCGTGCAGAGCCTCCCCATCGTGATCCTGACGGCCGTTCTCGCCGGCATCGTCACGAGCCAGCAGGGCGGCTACCAGTTCACCGGGGCCATTCCCCTGTACGTACTGGGCAGCATCGTCACCGAGTCGGTGGTTCTGGAGATGGGACCGGTCCTGACGGCGATCGTGCTGGTAGGGCGGGTGGGCGCCCGCATCACCGCGGAACTCGGGACCATGAAGGTCTCCGAGCAGATCGACGCCTTCTACAGCGTAGGGCGGGATCCGGTGTCGATTCTGGCTGCTCCCAGGGTGGTCGCGGGCATCGTCGTGGTCCCCATCCTGGTTGCGGTCGCGAATCTGGTGGGCATCCTGGCCGGCATGGTCTCGGCCCAGCTCACCGTGGGGCTCGGGCCCAACAGCTTCCTGTACGGGGCGCGTCTCTACTGGCAGTCCTGGGATCTCTTCTACTCCCTCACGAAGGCGCTCGTCTTCGGTTTCACCATCCCCGTCGTCGCCATCCACATGGGATTGCGGACGGAGGGAGGAGCCGAAGGAGTCGGCAAGACGACGACGCAGGCGGTCATGTTCATGACGCTGGCGGTTCTGATCATGGACGCCCTCTTCCCACCCCTCCTGCTCGACTAG
- a CDS encoding ATP-binding cassette domain-containing protein, with product MQTRPVIRYRGVHKAFDLPVLEGIDLDIFPGEMFGLFGASGAGKSVLLKTTIGLIVPDRGDVEVDGRSVFFGDRRDVRKIRDKVGYVFQHAALFDSLNVFENVETGLPLRRLRAMDGVRIARLVWEALERVLLDPREVMTKLPAELSGGMKKRVGIARAIVGGPDILLWDEPTTGLDPVNTAGVQRQIRRLSRELDVTSVIVTHDIEGGLEMCNRVAMLEGRRLRFLGSPTAFRASGDPIVRAFVDRTAAEAAVDLVATT from the coding sequence ATGCAGACCCGCCCCGTCATCCGGTATCGCGGAGTGCACAAGGCGTTCGACCTGCCCGTCCTGGAGGGCATCGACCTGGACATCTTCCCGGGAGAGATGTTCGGCCTCTTCGGCGCCTCCGGTGCCGGAAAGAGCGTCCTGCTCAAGACCACCATCGGGCTGATCGTGCCCGACCGGGGCGACGTGGAGGTGGACGGCAGGTCGGTCTTCTTCGGGGATCGCAGGGACGTGCGGAAGATCCGCGACAAGGTCGGGTACGTGTTTCAGCATGCGGCGCTCTTCGATTCGCTGAACGTCTTTGAGAACGTGGAGACGGGACTGCCTCTCAGGCGCCTTCGGGCCATGGACGGTGTGCGCATCGCGCGCCTGGTGTGGGAGGCGCTGGAACGGGTTCTCCTGGACCCGCGTGAAGTGATGACCAAACTTCCCGCCGAGCTTTCCGGCGGGATGAAGAAGCGGGTGGGGATCGCGCGCGCCATCGTGGGAGGGCCGGACATCCTCCTCTGGGATGAACCGACCACCGGGCTGGACCCGGTCAACACCGCGGGAGTGCAGCGCCAGATCCGGCGTCTCTCCCGCGAACTGGACGTGACTTCGGTCATCGTGACCCACGACATCGAGGGAGGGCTGGAGATGTGTAACCGGGTGGCGATGCTGGAGGGCAGGCGGCTCCGGTTCCTCGGAAGCCCCACGGCCTTCCGGGCAAGCGGCGATCCGATCGTGAGAGCATTCGTGGACAGAACCGCTGCCGAGGCCGCGGTAGACCTGGTGGCAACGACATGA